One window of the Brevibacterium limosum genome contains the following:
- a CDS encoding 5-(carboxyamino)imidazole ribonucleotide synthase, whose protein sequence is MAHVTFPRIGVIGGGQLARMLAPAAEALGVRFSVLAETADAPATLVINEVTVGDYTDYPTLKAFAETVDVITFDHEHVPPEHLEALVEAGHAVRPGPDALIFAQDKIRMRTKMDELGLPNPAWAEITSAADVEAFAARVGYPFILKTPRGGYDGKGVRVIDSLAEAVEWLNEVPQLLAEEKVDFTRELAVMVGRSPMGQTAVWPVVETWQQNGVCKEAIAPAPDLPAEKARAITEAILTVAGTLEVTGVMAMEMFETPEGFLINEFAMRPHNTGHWTQDGAVTSQFEQHLRAVLDLPLGSPAAREDVSVMVNILGADHEDLYQPYLHVMAHDPAVKVHLYGKGVRPGRKVGHVNAYGDDRQLVIARARHAADFIAGVDVDPHPQMPAPEDLRADGDSGTD, encoded by the coding sequence ATGGCACACGTGACTTTTCCTCGAATCGGTGTCATTGGCGGCGGTCAATTGGCACGCATGCTCGCACCTGCCGCAGAAGCCCTCGGCGTCCGCTTCTCAGTTCTAGCGGAGACCGCCGACGCCCCCGCCACCCTGGTCATCAATGAGGTGACCGTCGGCGACTATACGGACTATCCGACCCTCAAGGCCTTCGCCGAGACGGTCGATGTCATCACCTTCGACCACGAACACGTCCCGCCGGAGCATCTGGAGGCCCTCGTCGAGGCCGGACACGCCGTGCGCCCGGGACCCGATGCCCTCATCTTCGCGCAGGACAAGATCCGGATGCGCACGAAGATGGACGAGCTGGGACTGCCGAACCCCGCATGGGCGGAGATCACCTCGGCCGCCGATGTCGAGGCTTTCGCCGCGCGCGTCGGCTACCCCTTCATCCTCAAGACGCCGCGCGGCGGCTATGACGGCAAGGGCGTGCGCGTCATCGACAGCCTCGCAGAGGCCGTCGAGTGGCTGAACGAGGTGCCGCAGCTGCTCGCCGAGGAGAAGGTCGACTTCACCCGGGAGCTCGCCGTCATGGTCGGACGCTCCCCGATGGGACAGACCGCAGTATGGCCGGTCGTCGAGACCTGGCAGCAGAACGGGGTGTGCAAGGAAGCGATCGCCCCGGCACCCGATCTGCCTGCCGAGAAGGCGCGGGCCATCACCGAGGCGATCCTCACCGTCGCCGGCACCCTCGAGGTCACCGGCGTGATGGCGATGGAGATGTTCGAAACACCTGAGGGCTTCCTCATCAACGAATTCGCGATGCGTCCGCACAATACGGGGCACTGGACTCAGGACGGGGCGGTGACGAGCCAGTTCGAGCAGCATCTGCGCGCCGTCCTCGATCTCCCCCTGGGCAGCCCAGCGGCGAGGGAGGACGTGTCCGTGATGGTCAACATCCTCGGTGCCGATCACGAGGACCTCTACCAGCCGTACCTGCACGTCATGGCCCACGACCCGGCCGTCAAGGTCCACCTCTACGGCAAGGGCGTGCGCCCGGGTCGGAAGGTCGGCCACGTCAATGCCTACGGCGACGATCGGCAGCTCGTGATCGCCCGAGCACGGCACGCCGCGGACTTCATCGCCGGTGTCGATGTCGATCCGCATCCGCAGATGCCTGCTCCGGAGGACCTGCGGGCCGACGGGGATTCCGGCACCGACTGA
- a CDS encoding alkaline phosphatase family protein — translation MLSDVVPAAALGLGAGDALDAPMSDRARALGLDRESRATIVVLIDGLGEQQLRRYSGYTPFFRSQAGTRRTLSAGFPSTTANSLSSLATGRLPGAHGVVGYRVLDPEKDAVFNQLTWNLDVDPIAWVPDATIFERLTDAEVDVVSLGERKFAGRGLNRASLRGGRFRDSKTLEERCAQALAEVKASGRRLVYLYWGNLDKTGHVHGADSAAWTEELERVDLALSRLASDLPHDTTMLITADHGMVDVDHERRLDLAETPELKAGLRHVGGEPRALHLYAADGAETDVLPAWQETIGDRGLILPKSEAIARGYFGPVAPHVYPRIGDFLVICTDGFAVVDSDVESASALALIGHHGSTTEQELQIPLLLV, via the coding sequence ATGCTCTCCGACGTCGTGCCCGCCGCAGCGCTGGGCCTCGGAGCCGGAGACGCACTCGATGCGCCGATGTCCGATCGGGCCCGTGCGCTCGGGCTCGACCGGGAGTCCCGGGCGACGATCGTCGTGCTCATCGACGGTCTGGGCGAGCAGCAGCTGCGCCGCTACAGCGGCTACACTCCTTTCTTCCGGTCACAGGCCGGGACGCGCCGGACCCTGTCCGCCGGGTTCCCTTCGACGACGGCGAACTCTCTGTCCTCTCTGGCCACGGGCCGTCTGCCCGGTGCGCACGGAGTCGTCGGCTACCGGGTCCTCGACCCGGAGAAGGACGCGGTATTCAACCAGCTGACGTGGAACCTCGACGTCGACCCGATCGCCTGGGTCCCCGACGCGACGATCTTCGAACGGCTCACCGATGCCGAGGTCGATGTGGTCAGCCTCGGGGAGAGGAAATTCGCCGGTCGCGGGCTCAACCGGGCATCGCTGCGCGGCGGCAGGTTCCGCGACTCGAAGACCCTGGAGGAACGCTGCGCCCAGGCCCTGGCCGAAGTGAAGGCTTCCGGCCGTCGCCTCGTCTACCTCTACTGGGGCAACCTGGACAAGACCGGACATGTCCACGGTGCGGATTCCGCGGCCTGGACCGAGGAGCTCGAACGCGTCGATCTCGCCCTGTCCCGGCTCGCCTCCGATCTCCCGCACGATACGACCATGCTGATCACCGCCGACCACGGCATGGTCGACGTCGACCACGAACGCCGCCTCGACCTCGCCGAGACCCCGGAACTCAAGGCTGGTCTGCGCCACGTCGGCGGGGAACCGCGAGCACTGCACCTCTACGCCGCTGACGGCGCCGAGACGGACGTGCTTCCGGCCTGGCAGGAGACGATCGGCGACCGCGGACTCATCCTGCCGAAATCCGAGGCGATCGCCCGCGGCTACTTCGGCCCCGTCGCCCCGCACGTCTATCCGCGGATCGGGGATTTCCTCGTCATCTGCACCGATGGCTTCGCCGTGGTGGATTCGGATGTGGAATCCGCCTCGGCGCTGGCGCTCATCGGCCACCACGGTTCCACCACGGAGCAGGAACTGCAGATCCCGCTCCTCCTCGTCTGA
- a CDS encoding DUF5998 family protein produces MALPEVLVHDLQSAGYYPQLTQGILADSLYDEPVLAHFVHIDTHVDIESIHRHVTAFVLTETRLLLAHVDDDPNAEPGSKPRAVTSSEDIELDRLGTVMVGRTFADPAAYKPGDKPVEVSLTMSWGASKRIEAFPETCGDPNCMGDHGYGGSIFAEDVMLRVSAEAEGQAAVDRMADFAGRLRAAVFHARLRSRR; encoded by the coding sequence ATGGCATTACCCGAGGTTCTCGTTCACGATCTGCAGTCGGCCGGCTACTATCCCCAGCTCACTCAAGGCATACTCGCCGACTCGCTCTATGATGAACCGGTACTGGCTCACTTCGTCCACATCGACACTCATGTCGACATCGAATCCATCCACCGGCATGTCACCGCCTTCGTCCTCACCGAGACCCGGCTGCTGCTGGCGCATGTCGATGACGATCCGAATGCGGAGCCGGGATCCAAACCTCGTGCGGTCACGAGCAGCGAGGACATCGAACTCGACCGCCTGGGCACCGTGATGGTCGGTCGCACGTTCGCCGATCCGGCCGCCTACAAACCCGGCGACAAGCCCGTCGAGGTCTCGCTGACGATGTCCTGGGGCGCGTCGAAGCGGATCGAAGCCTTCCCCGAGACCTGCGGAGACCCCAACTGCATGGGCGATCACGGCTACGGCGGGTCGATCTTCGCCGAGGATGTCATGCTCCGGGTCTCGGCCGAGGCCGAGGGGCAGGCCGCCGTCGATCGCATGGCCGACTTCGCCGGCAGACTGCGTGCCGCTGTCTTCCACGCTCGGCTGCGGTCGCGTCGCTGA
- a CDS encoding bifunctional acetate--CoA ligase family protein/GNAT family N-acetyltransferase, giving the protein MEDYPAGWEADVVLRDGGTAHLRPITPDDAAALARMHEAQSPESVYLRFFAPLPRLPQRDLDRFVNVDHRDRVALIMLIGDDIIGVGRFDRISDTDAEVAFNIADAHQGRGVGSILLEHLAAAARESGIQRFTAEVLPQNRSMLQVFQAAGYEVSRGFDDGVVAVNFDIDPTARSIEVQASREHRAEALSVRTVLHPASVAVIGASRKRNSTGHLLIRNITAAKFAGDLWVVHPEADQIAGVQAYPSLDDLPGKADLAVIAVPAESVTEVVKDCAVHGVKAVLVISSGFAETGPEGAELQRRMVATSRAYGMRVVGPNSFGLVNEAADISLNASLAPFLPASGTLGLFSQSGALGTALLAAAKNRGLGVSTFVSAGNRADLSGNDLLQYWEEDPATQTVGLYLESIGNPRKFSRIARRVSRVKPVVVIKSDLTGRELPPGHIVRTSSLAPNTLDQVLEQAGVIRAETIHQLFDLAQVFSTQKLPAGRRVGVIGNSAAMSTLIMQRARSEGLRVDTDPVSLHPEVDAETFRTELDAMYERDDVDSVIVTFTPSTGAEETEIAGLLSESAARSGKTTVACFLGIHGVQDELTSFLTDSDGDRVSHTVPSYIGPEDAVWALARATDYARWRAADHGRYTELDDIDDKQVRAIIDSALEGAQPGAPVRLERDDTRDLLSAYGIEVLPYIAASSVEEGIAAAEKIGYPVALKAVTKVLRHRMELGGVRLNIDTPEELVEDFTAVQETIRQLAGEEEPLVDVQAMAPHGVPCVLRAGEDPLLGPLLAFSLAGDTTELLGDVAHRVAPITDKEAGDMIRSIKASPRLFGYRGLPPMNIEPLRNVLERLAVLVENHPQILELVIHPMVATETDAHVLSAHVDLLPDPTRIDGTRRLLS; this is encoded by the coding sequence ATGGAAGACTATCCTGCCGGGTGGGAAGCCGATGTCGTCCTCCGCGACGGCGGCACCGCCCATCTGCGTCCGATCACCCCTGACGATGCCGCTGCCCTGGCCCGCATGCACGAAGCCCAGTCACCGGAGTCCGTCTATCTGCGCTTCTTCGCTCCGCTGCCCCGGCTGCCGCAGCGCGACCTCGATCGTTTCGTCAACGTCGACCACCGGGACCGGGTGGCACTGATCATGCTCATCGGCGATGACATCATCGGCGTCGGTCGCTTCGATCGGATCAGTGACACCGACGCCGAGGTGGCCTTCAACATCGCCGATGCCCACCAGGGCCGCGGGGTCGGCTCGATCCTTCTCGAACACTTGGCCGCGGCCGCGCGCGAATCAGGGATCCAGCGCTTCACCGCCGAGGTGCTGCCCCAGAACCGTTCGATGCTGCAGGTCTTCCAAGCCGCCGGCTATGAGGTCTCCCGCGGATTCGACGACGGCGTCGTGGCCGTGAACTTCGACATCGATCCCACGGCACGGTCGATCGAAGTCCAGGCCTCTCGGGAGCACAGGGCCGAGGCCCTGAGCGTGCGCACGGTTCTCCATCCTGCCTCGGTGGCGGTGATCGGCGCCAGCCGCAAACGCAACTCCACCGGCCATCTGCTCATCCGCAACATCACGGCCGCGAAGTTCGCCGGCGACCTGTGGGTCGTCCACCCAGAAGCCGATCAGATCGCCGGAGTCCAGGCGTATCCGAGCCTCGACGACCTGCCGGGCAAAGCCGACCTCGCCGTCATCGCCGTGCCGGCCGAGTCCGTCACCGAGGTGGTCAAGGACTGTGCCGTGCACGGGGTCAAGGCCGTACTCGTCATCTCCTCCGGGTTCGCCGAGACCGGCCCCGAAGGCGCCGAACTCCAGCGCCGCATGGTCGCGACCTCCCGCGCCTACGGAATGCGCGTGGTCGGACCGAACTCCTTCGGTCTGGTCAACGAGGCCGCCGACATCTCGCTCAACGCCTCCTTGGCCCCGTTCCTGCCCGCTTCGGGAACGCTCGGACTGTTCAGCCAGTCCGGGGCGCTGGGCACCGCCCTGCTTGCAGCGGCGAAGAATCGCGGACTGGGCGTTTCCACGTTCGTCTCCGCCGGCAACCGAGCCGACCTCTCCGGCAACGACCTCCTCCAGTACTGGGAGGAGGATCCGGCCACGCAGACCGTCGGCCTCTATCTAGAGTCCATCGGCAACCCGCGCAAGTTCTCGCGCATCGCCCGCCGTGTCTCTCGCGTCAAGCCCGTCGTCGTCATCAAATCCGACCTCACGGGCCGGGAGCTGCCGCCGGGGCACATCGTGCGCACCTCATCACTGGCTCCGAACACCCTCGACCAGGTGCTCGAGCAGGCGGGAGTGATCCGCGCGGAGACCATCCACCAGCTCTTCGACCTCGCCCAGGTGTTCTCCACGCAGAAGCTGCCCGCGGGCCGGCGAGTCGGAGTCATCGGCAACTCCGCGGCGATGAGCACCCTGATCATGCAGCGCGCACGCTCCGAGGGTCTCCGCGTCGACACCGACCCCGTGTCCCTGCATCCCGAGGTCGATGCGGAGACCTTCCGGACCGAACTCGATGCGATGTACGAACGTGACGACGTCGATTCGGTCATCGTCACCTTCACTCCTTCGACCGGTGCGGAAGAGACCGAGATCGCCGGACTGCTGTCCGAATCCGCGGCACGCTCCGGAAAGACCACGGTCGCCTGCTTCCTCGGCATCCACGGTGTCCAAGACGAGCTGACCTCGTTCCTCACCGATTCGGACGGCGACCGGGTCTCCCACACCGTCCCCAGCTACATCGGTCCCGAAGACGCCGTATGGGCTCTGGCCCGGGCCACGGACTACGCCCGCTGGAGGGCGGCCGATCATGGTCGCTACACCGAACTCGACGATATCGACGACAAGCAGGTGCGGGCGATCATCGACTCCGCCCTGGAAGGTGCGCAGCCGGGCGCGCCCGTCCGGCTCGAACGCGATGACACCCGGGACCTGCTCAGCGCCTACGGCATCGAGGTGCTTCCCTATATTGCTGCCTCCTCGGTGGAGGAAGGCATCGCTGCGGCCGAGAAGATCGGCTATCCCGTCGCACTCAAGGCCGTGACGAAGGTTCTGCGGCACCGGATGGAGCTCGGCGGTGTGAGACTGAATATCGATACTCCCGAGGAGCTGGTCGAGGACTTCACCGCAGTCCAGGAGACCATCCGGCAGCTGGCCGGTGAGGAGGAGCCGCTCGTCGACGTCCAGGCCATGGCCCCGCACGGTGTGCCCTGCGTCCTCCGCGCCGGAGAGGACCCGCTGCTCGGTCCGCTGCTGGCGTTCTCACTGGCGGGAGACACGACTGAGCTGCTCGGCGATGTCGCTCATCGGGTCGCCCCGATCACCGACAAGGAGGCCGGGGACATGATCCGGTCGATCAAGGCCTCGCCCAGACTGTTCGGCTATCGCGGTCTGCCGCCGATGAACATCGAACCGCTGCGCAATGTGCTGGAGAGGCTCGCGGTGCTGGTGGAGAATCATCCGCAGATCCTCGAACTCGTCATCCATCCGATGGTCGCCACGGAGACCGACGCGCATGTGCTCAGTGCACATGTCGACCTGCTGCCCGACCCGACTCGGATCGACGGAACCCGTCGTCTGCTGAGCTGA